A single genomic interval of Spinacia oleracea cultivar Varoflay chromosome 6, BTI_SOV_V1, whole genome shotgun sequence harbors:
- the LOC110800075 gene encoding uncharacterized protein — MNKLTVTDRLFEQHPDATMRLGASTIQKCTAAIRMLAYGCAADQVDEYLKLGPSTAKECLTHFVDGVIREFSTEYLRKPTSEDLVRLLRQGEERGFRGMMGSIDCMHWEWKNCPAGWKGMYQGRSKRATVILEAVASWDLWIWHALVRQGRATILTFFSVLQSLMMF; from the coding sequence ATGAATAAGTTGACTGTAACTGATCGATTATTTGAACAACACCCAGATGCCACTATGCGGCTCGGTGCTTCTACAATTCAAAAATGCACTGCAGCAATAAGGATGTTAGCATATGGTTGTGCAGCTGATCAAGTTGACGAGTATCTAAAACTTGGGCCAAGTACGGCGAAAGAATGCCTTACGCATTTTGTTGATGGGGTGATTCGTGAATTCTCAACAGAATATCTTCGTAAACCAACATCTGAAGATCTTGTTCGTCTCCTTAGACAAGGGGAAGAGAGGGGTTTTCGTGGTATGATGGGGAGCATCGATTGTATGCATTGGGAGTGGAAAAATTGTCCAGCTGGTTGGAAAGGGATGTATCAAGGAAGATCTAAAAGGGCGACAGTGATCTTAGAAGCTGTTGCTTCTTGGGATTTATGGATTTGGCATGCCTTAGTACGCCAGGGACGTGCAACGATATTAACGTTCTTCAGCGTTCTCCAGtctttgatgatgttttga